The sequence GTGCGGCTCCTTCACATGGAGCTGGAGAAGGTGGCGCTCTTCGTCGGCGATCGGCAGCAGATCGAGGCGGAGGACGTCGACGCGGTGGTGGAGCGCTCCCACGACGTCGAGTTCCTGCTTACCAACTCGCTGGAGAAGCGGAGCCTCGCCGGCGCCCTCGAGGGGCTCGCGCAGATCCTCGAAGCGGGCGGCGGCCTGCCGCAGGTGACCGCGTCGATCGGCACCTGCATCCGCCAGCTCCTCGCTGCGCGGGAGGCGACGAAGGCCACCGGCGGCAGGATCCCCGGCTTCGGCGGGGCGGCGCAGGCGTGGGTGCAGGCCTACAACGAGGCGGGCCTGAAGATGGGCAATCCCAACGCCGCGAAGTTCAAGGCGGAGGCCGCCTCCCGCTTCTCCCGGCAGGAGCTGGTGCGGGCGCTCCACAAGGCAGCCGCCCTCGACCTGCAGGTCAAGAGCGGCGGTGGCCGCCTCGACGTCGAGCGGCTCCTCTGGGAGATCTGCGGCGTCCGCGGCTGATCACTCGAGGCGGCAGTTGGCGCTGCAGCCGTCGCCGTCCGCGGTGTTCCCGTCGTCGCACTGCTCCTCGCCCTCGCGGACGATGCCGTCACCGCAGCGGGCCTGGGTGCAGGCGTTGGTGCAGCCGTCGGTGTCGACCGCGTTGGCGTCGTCGCACTGCTCGTCGACGTGGTTGATCAGGCCATCGCTGCATTTGGTGCAGTCCGCCCTGCAGTCCCGCGGGCCGCCGGTGCCGTTGACGCCCTCGCCGTCGTCGCAGCCTTCGTAGCCGGTGACCTTGCCGTCGCCGCAGATGACGATGATGCACTCGACGCACTCGTCGGTGGCGTCGGCGTTGCCGTCGTCGCACTCCTCGTCGTCCTGGTTGACCTCGCCGTCACCGCAGACCGGGGGCAGGGTCGTGCCGCCGCTCCCGCCGCTCCCGCCGCTGCCGCCGGCGCCGCCGCTCCCGGCCTCCCCGCCGCCGGCACCACCGGCACCCCCTTCACCTGCAGCGCCGCCGGCACCACCCGGCGCGCCGGCGCCGCTCCCGTCGTCGGAGC is a genomic window of Vulgatibacter sp. containing:
- a CDS encoding DUF4215 domain-containing protein, with protein sequence MGAARCLIVIGVALLLLVACGSDDGSGAGAPGGAGGAAGEGGAGGAGGGEAGSGGAGGSGGSGGSGGTTLPPVCGDGEVNQDDEECDDGNADATDECVECIIVICGDGKVTGYEGCDDGEGVNGTGGPRDCRADCTKCSDGLINHVDEQCDDANAVDTDGCTNACTQARCGDGIVREGEEQCDDGNTADGDGCSANCRLE